In one Bacillus sp. PK3_68 genomic region, the following are encoded:
- a CDS encoding MarR family transcriptional regulator, giving the protein MQTFQKFFYQLLMLYRPFENRLNTLLGQHGLYRAQWTVLYYLFNFGSATLVELANYQSVEKPTMTRTVHRLKELGYLEAVPTKDKREKRMQLTELGNEVYKEVRATVDAFEQEILEGISEEEQLTAIRMMKDIQHNILK; this is encoded by the coding sequence ATTCAAACTTTTCAAAAGTTCTTTTATCAATTGTTAATGCTATACCGCCCGTTTGAAAATCGGCTGAACACACTTCTTGGCCAGCATGGGCTCTATAGGGCGCAATGGACGGTGTTGTATTATCTGTTTAATTTTGGATCTGCCACACTTGTGGAACTAGCGAACTATCAGAGTGTGGAGAAGCCGACTATGACCCGAACGGTTCATCGCTTAAAAGAGCTCGGATATTTAGAAGCTGTGCCGACAAAGGATAAACGGGAAAAGAGAATGCAGCTGACGGAGCTCGGCAACGAGGTGTATAAGGAGGTACGGGCAACTGTAGATGCATTCGAACAAGAGATTTTAGAGGGAATTTCTGAAGAAGAGCAGTTAACAGCCATTCGCATGATGAAAGACATTCAACATAACATTTTAAAATAG
- a CDS encoding Bax inhibitor-1/YccA family protein, with protein sequence MSSYTIPEASNHNHMNAVLRAFVLSLGVALFGMSVGTVVPPALFLPLAVLEILLLVGAFFLRKRKAVGYTFLYVFTFLSGITTYPIVAYYLMTSGAQVVLGALASTFVVFLGMAVAGVKTKKDLSFLSGLLLTVLLALLTLSIMNLFWPFSSTAMFVYSIIGTVLFSLYVMYDFNQMKRMTITADMVPLLALNLYLDFVNLFINLLRVIGILSED encoded by the coding sequence ATGTCGTCTTATACGATACCTGAAGCGTCGAATCATAACCATATGAATGCTGTTCTACGGGCGTTTGTGCTGTCTCTTGGTGTGGCGCTTTTTGGAATGAGCGTCGGTACGGTTGTTCCGCCAGCGCTGTTTTTACCTTTGGCTGTATTAGAAATTCTTTTGTTGGTTGGTGCTTTTTTTCTGCGTAAAAGAAAAGCGGTAGGTTATACGTTCTTATATGTATTCACTTTCCTTTCCGGAATCACCACTTATCCAATTGTTGCTTACTATTTAATGACTTCCGGAGCACAAGTCGTATTGGGGGCTTTAGCCTCTACGTTTGTTGTGTTTTTGGGAATGGCCGTTGCTGGCGTGAAGACAAAAAAAGACTTATCCTTTTTAAGCGGTTTGTTGCTCACGGTTTTATTAGCACTCCTTACGTTATCGATTATGAACTTATTTTGGCCATTTTCTTCAACTGCCATGTTTGTTTATTCTATCATTGGAACCGTCCTTTTTTCTCTTTACGTTATGTATGACTTTAACCAAATGAAGCGTATGACTATTACTGCAGATATGGTTCCGCTCTTGGCACTTAACTTGTATTTAGACTTTGTTAACTTATTCATCAATCTACTGCGTGTGATTGGAATTTTAAGTGAAGATTAA
- a CDS encoding DoxX family protein yields MFIHFLKENRYAAGLLFFLRLYLGWQWLHAGWEKISGGQFDAGGFLSGAIGQMSGDHPAVQPWWGEFLREVALPNIGIFNVLVPWGEFLVGLGLILGAFTSYAVLMGLVMNFSYMLSGTTSTNPQMVIIGLLILAAGINAGRIGFDHWIYPYAKKAFAKKSETGTLSKSA; encoded by the coding sequence ATGTTTATTCATTTTTTGAAAGAGAATCGTTATGCGGCCGGTTTACTGTTCTTTTTGCGTTTATATCTTGGATGGCAGTGGCTGCATGCCGGCTGGGAGAAAATCAGCGGCGGACAGTTTGATGCAGGAGGCTTCCTAAGCGGGGCAATTGGACAAATGTCCGGCGATCACCCGGCTGTACAGCCGTGGTGGGGCGAGTTTTTAAGAGAAGTGGCCTTGCCGAACATCGGAATTTTTAATGTGCTGGTGCCCTGGGGAGAATTTCTGGTCGGTCTCGGTTTGATTTTAGGAGCCTTCACTTCCTATGCAGTATTGATGGGGCTTGTTATGAATTTCTCTTACATGCTTTCTGGCACGACAAGTACAAATCCGCAAATGGTTATTATTGGGTTGCTTATTTTGGCTGCTGGAATCAATGCTGGAAGAATAGGCTTTGACCACTGGATCTATCCTTATGCAAAAAAGGCATTTGCCAAAAAATCGGAGACAGGCACGCTTTCTAAAAGCGCCTGA
- a CDS encoding amino acid permease: MSEQKFLKTLGNRDVLSLAFGAMIGWGWVVTTGLWISEAGSLGAILAFVIGGIVVTFVGLTYAELASSLPLAGGEHVYSYKAMGRVPSFITTWAIVLGYVSVVAFEAVALPTVFEYLIPNYSKGYLYTIAGWDVTITWAGVGILGSIIIAWINYRGIKFSMAITFILTLVIAIAGILLITGSSISGSTANMQPFFEKGTAGLLTVIIMTPFMFVGFDVIPQASEEINLPQKQIGKLLIFSVMLAVVWYVAVIFGVSRILTPAEMAESNLVTADAMAKAFGNSPMMGNILVLGGIGGILTSWIGFYVGGSRAIYALAKSGMLPKSLGELHPKYNTPHKAILLIAVLSTAAPLLGRPALVWLVDAGGLGLVVAWFMVAVSFIILRKKLPTMHRPFKLPGGTTLGWIAALMALGVSVLYMPGMPSALVWPYEWIIVFAWVIMGFVFYKVSMSKYGTANSDKHMDEEIDRVIQYEDDPELEKKSL; encoded by the coding sequence ATGAGTGAACAAAAATTTCTGAAGACGCTAGGAAACAGAGATGTGCTTTCTTTGGCATTCGGGGCGATGATTGGCTGGGGATGGGTCGTGACAACCGGGCTGTGGATCTCCGAAGCGGGTTCGTTAGGTGCCATTCTTGCTTTCGTCATTGGCGGAATCGTTGTGACGTTCGTCGGCTTAACTTACGCGGAGCTGGCCTCCTCTCTCCCGCTAGCCGGCGGCGAACATGTGTATAGCTATAAAGCGATGGGAAGAGTACCGAGCTTTATTACTACCTGGGCGATCGTACTCGGCTATGTATCCGTTGTTGCTTTTGAGGCGGTTGCTCTTCCAACTGTCTTTGAATATTTAATTCCAAACTACAGCAAAGGTTACTTATATACAATTGCGGGCTGGGATGTAACAATCACCTGGGCGGGTGTCGGCATTCTTGGATCGATTATTATCGCCTGGATTAATTACCGCGGCATTAAGTTCTCTATGGCCATTACCTTTATTCTCACACTCGTTATTGCCATTGCCGGAATCCTGTTAATCACTGGCAGCTCCATTTCAGGCAGCACTGCCAACATGCAGCCGTTTTTCGAAAAAGGGACGGCCGGATTATTAACCGTTATTATTATGACTCCTTTTATGTTTGTTGGATTTGATGTTATTCCGCAAGCTTCCGAAGAAATTAATCTCCCGCAAAAGCAAATTGGTAAATTGTTAATTTTTTCCGTTATGCTCGCTGTCGTTTGGTATGTTGCCGTTATATTCGGTGTTTCCCGCATATTAACCCCGGCTGAAATGGCCGAATCGAATCTCGTTACGGCTGATGCGATGGCAAAAGCGTTCGGAAACAGTCCAATGATGGGCAACATTCTTGTGCTTGGAGGAATCGGCGGCATTTTAACAAGCTGGATTGGATTTTATGTAGGCGGAAGCCGGGCCATTTATGCACTCGCCAAATCTGGCATGCTTCCGAAATCTCTCGGAGAACTGCATCCCAAGTATAATACGCCGCATAAAGCGATCCTCTTAATCGCTGTTTTGTCTACTGCCGCTCCGCTGCTCGGACGCCCGGCTTTAGTCTGGCTCGTTGACGCCGGCGGATTGGGATTAGTCGTCGCCTGGTTTATGGTTGCTGTGTCCTTTATTATCCTGCGTAAAAAGCTACCGACGATGCACCGGCCATTTAAGCTGCCCGGCGGCACCACACTCGGCTGGATTGCCGCTCTCATGGCGCTTGGAGTCTCGGTTCTCTATATGCCTGGCATGCCTTCTGCCCTTGTCTGGCCGTATGAATGGATCATCGTCTTCGCCTGGGTCATCATGGGCTTTGTGTTCTATAAAGTATCGATGTCTAAATACGGGACAGCTAACTCCGACAAGCATATGGACGAGGAAATTGACCGGGTGATTCAATATGAGGATGATCCTGAATTAGAAAAAAAGAGTCTTTAG